The following are encoded in a window of Halanaerobiales bacterium genomic DNA:
- a CDS encoding class I tRNA ligase family protein, giving the protein MKGFYDYNDSEKKWHDFWEEKGLHEAKGDEREKYYALEMFPYPSGDLHMGHVRVYSIGDVIARYQRMQGKDVLHPMGFDSFGLPAENAAIKHGNIHPQEWTWDNIERMRKQLKELGLSYDWNREVVTASKDYYEWNQWLFLKMYEKGLAYKDESAVNWCPSCET; this is encoded by the coding sequence GTGAAAGGATTTTATGATTATAATGATTCAGAAAAAAAGTGGCATGATTTTTGGGAAGAAAAGGGACTTCATGAAGCCAAAGGTGATGAAAGAGAGAAATATTATGCTCTAGAAATGTTCCCCTATCCTTCAGGAGATTTACATATGGGACATGTTAGAGTTTATTCCATTGGAGATGTTATTGCTCGCTACCAGAGAATGCAGGGTAAAGATGTTCTTCATCCAATGGGTTTTGACTCATTTGGATTACCTGCTGAAAATGCAGCAATCAAACATGGAAATATTCATCCACAGGAATGGACCTGGGATAATATAGAAAGAATGAGAAAACAACTTAAAGAATTAGGTTTAAGTTATGACTGGAATCGTGAAGTTGTTACTGCCAGTAAAGACTATTATGAATGGAATCAATGGTTGTTTTTGAAAATGTATGAAAAAGGACTTGCTTATAAAGATGAATCAGCTGTAAATTGGTGTCCAAGTTGTGAAAC